The following is a genomic window from bacterium.
GCGCCAGCGCAGCACTACAACGTGCATACGCGAGTCAACAGACGGATGAATTTATTGAGCCCTTTGCCATCGTTGACGCCCAAGGCACAGTAACAACAGTTAATCCTCAGGATGCAGTAATCTTCTGGAATTTCCGCACAGACCGTATGCGCCAACTCGTTGCTGCATACTATGACCCAGGCTTCAGCGGGTTTGAACGTGACTTTTGCATACCCAGTGCACAGCTTAGAACTTTAACAGTTTATGATGAGCATTTCCCTATTGAAGCTTTGGTTAAGCCGCTGAGCATTAAGAATCATCTGGGCGAGGTTCTAGCGCAGAACAACTTACGCCAACTCCGGCTTGCTGAGACTGAGAAGTATCCCCATGTAACTTATTTTTTTAACGGCGGAATTGAAGAACCTTATCGTGGTGAAAGCCGTGTGCTTGTTCAATCACCACGGGACGTTGCAACTTACGATCTTAAGCCTGAGATGAGTGCCTATGAGGTCACAGATAAACTGGTGACAGCAATCCAAAATCGCACTTTCGATGTGGGAATTATTAATTATGCAAACTGTGACATGGTCGGTCACACGGGCAATTTAGCTGCGGCGATAAAAGCAGTGGAAACGGTCGATAGCTGTTTGGCCAAAGTGCTTACAGCCTTGGAACAAGTAAGTGGCAATGCGATTATTACTGCTGACCACGGCAATGCCGACCAGATGATTGATTATGAAACTGGAGAACCGCATACCTTTCACACGCTTTATCCAGTGCCTGTATATTTAACTGGGCCAGTAGCGAAAACTTTCAAATTACGAGCTGGTGGCTCGCTTTGCGATATTGCCCCAACGATGCTTGCCCTACTTGGCATTCCGCAGCCAGACGAAATGACCGGCAAGAGTTTGATTGAGTAGCAACTGAGGCTTGAACCCGGGTTTAACCTTTCTCTTCTCTACTTCTACATCGTCACCTGCATGATGCAAGTTGCAAAAACAATCTCAGTAAAAACAATAGAATCAGCCAAGCATCGTGATAGTGAGGTGCACAACAATTTAATCGCTTGTATCGGGTTACTTTTTTAATTGCCTACTGGAATACAAAAATACACCTCCGACTACATTATCGTCCAGATTCTTATATTTGTTGCGTGCGATTAGAAAAATTTATGGCTTTGCCGCTGCTTGGGATTATGCGCTTTTGCTTAGGAAAGTAACCCCGTACCAGAGATTACCAGAGATTAAAA
Proteins encoded in this region:
- a CDS encoding 2,3-bisphosphoglycerate-independent phosphoglycerate mutase; its protein translation is MNNTPLLLMILDGYALNPNQRGNAVAAARRPTLSQLEKTAPTTTLITCGERVGLPEGQMGNSEVGHLNLGAGRVVEQELTKINRLTRTKAFSAIPEFKSLIEHCKKNPGAALHFIGLTSSGGVHSSLDHLLAMLSAAAEFGLSQLYIHAITDGRDKPPQSAGEDFQKLETHLQQLKDQYPTLDVRIVSVIGRYFAMDRDKRWERTEKSYRLSVTGQGEKIASASAALQRAYASQQTDEFIEPFAIVDAQGTVTTVNPQDAVIFWNFRTDRMRQLVAAYYDPGFSGFERDFCIPSAQLRTLTVYDEHFPIEALVKPLSIKNHLGEVLAQNNLRQLRLAETEKYPHVTYFFNGGIEEPYRGESRVLVQSPRDVATYDLKPEMSAYEVTDKLVTAIQNRTFDVGIINYANCDMVGHTGNLAAAIKAVETVDSCLAKVLTALEQVSGNAIITADHGNADQMIDYETGEPHTFHTLYPVPVYLTGPVAKTFKLRAGGSLCDIAPTMLALLGIPQPDEMTGKSLIE